The following nucleotide sequence is from Devosia salina.
GGTGAGACCGGCGCCTCGGCGCTGTGACCCGCTTCCCAATTCCGGAGACTATTCCAATGAAACTGTCCAAAGTTCTGGGGGGCGCAGCACTGGCCTCCCTCCTGGCGGCTCTCCCCGCTTTCGCTCAGGATGCCGCAGCGCCGGCCGCCGAGACCGTCACCGCCGTTGTCGACAAGGGCGACGTGGCCTGGATGCTCGTATCCACCATGGTCGTCATCGTCATGACCATTCCGGGCCTGGCCCTGTTCTATGGTGGTCTTGTCCGCGCAAAGAACGTGCTGAGCGTCCTGACCCAGGTCTTCATGGGCTTCTCGATGATCGCCATCCTCTGGGTGGCCTATGGCTATTCGCTGGCCTTTGCCGGCCCGACCGAGGGCGGCCTCTCCGCTTTCGTGGGTGACTTCTCCAAGTTCTTCCTCTCCGGCGTCACGCTCGAATCGACCTCTGCCACCTTCTCGGCCGGCTTCGAGCTGCCCGAAATGGTGTTCGTCATCTTCCAGCTCACCTTTGCCTGCATCACCTCGACCCTGATCGTGGGTGGCATTGCCGAGCGTATGAAGTTCGGCGCGCTCATGGCGTTCCTGGCCATCTGGTTCACCTTCTCCTACATCCCCATGGCTCACATGGTCTGGGCAGCGGGCGGTTTCCTGTTCGAAAAGACGGCCTATGACTTTGCCGGTGGCACCGTCGTTCACATCAATTCCGGTGTGGCCGCCCTTGTCGCCGCGCTCATCCTCGGGCCGCGCGTCGGCTACATGAAGGAGCCCATTCCGCCCCATAACCTGGTGCTGACCTATATCGGTGCCGGTCTGCTGTGGTTCGGCTGGTTCGGCTTCAATGCCGGCTCGAACCTGGAAGCCAATGCGCTCACCGCCGTGGCCCTGGTCAACACCATCTTGGCGCCTGCCGCCGGCGCGCTGGCCTGGGCCCTGGGCGAAAAGATCACCCGTGGCCACGCCTCGGCGCTGGGTGCGGTCTCCGGCGCCGTTGCCGGTCTCGTCGCCATCACCCCGGCCGCCGGTTTCTCCGGCGTCGGTGGCGCCATCATCCTCGGTGCCCTGGCCGGCGTCATCTGTCTGTGGGCCGTGGTCAATCTCAAGCCGCTGCTGAAATATGACGACAGCCTCGACGTCTTCGGCATCCATGGCGTGGGCGGCATTGTCGGCGCCCTCGGCACGGCCATCGTCGCCAACCCCTCCTTCGGCGGCTACCCGCTCGACGGCTACGACATGGGCGGCCAGTTTATGATCCAGCTCACCAGCGTCATCGTGGCCGTTGTCTGGTCCGGTGTCGTGGCGCTGATCGCCATGCTGATCGTCAAGGCCCTGTTCGGTGGCGCCAAAGTCTCCGAAGCTGCCGAAAGCGACGGCCTCGACCTCTCGACCCACGGCGAACGCGCCTACAACTGATCCAAAGCGGGATCGCATCTCTGCGGGCGGCGCCTCGGCGCCGCCCGATCTTTTTGTCCAGCGATCCATGCGGGGGCTGATGGTTAGCACGCGATTAACCCCACCCCGCTAGCATGAAGCCATTACGGCCCTTGTCGATGGTTTGCGGGCCGACAACGAGTAATGCGTGTTCATGCCCAGCCATCCCGTCCCCACGCTCGACGAAGTTCGCAGCCTGCCCGCCCGCGCCACCCGCAATCCGGGTCGCAGCGCCGCCCCGCCATCGCCGCCGCCGGCCATTGCGATTCGCATCCCCCTGCGCCTGGCCGGGTTCATGCTGCTCGGCCTCTGCGCCGTGCTGCTGGCTTCGCTCGCCTCCTGGTCGGTGGACGACCCGTCCCTGTCCCTGGCCACTGCCAAGCATGCGGCCAACTGGCTCGGTTATCCCGGTGCGGTGATCGCCGATCTCACCTTCCAGTTCCTGGGGCTGGCGGGGCTCGTCATGGTCGTTCCGCTGGCGCTCTGGGGCTGGGCCATGGCCCGCCGCCATGTGGTGACCAGGCCCGGACTGCGCCTCATCTCCTGGATCGGGGCAATTGTGTTGTTCTCGGGGGTCTTTTCCTTCGTCGCCATGCCAGCCAGCTGGCCTTTGCCCACCGGGCTCGGCGGCCTTTGCGGCATGCTGTTCACCAATCTGGCGGGGATGATTGCCGGCTCCGACCCGCAACCCATCACCTCGACGCTGTTCGCCATCATTCTGGCCGCGCCGGCCCTGGCGCTGTTCTGGATCGCCATGGGCCTGGGGACCTCCGTTCCGGCCAGGCCGCAAAAGGCCGGCGCGTCGCGCAAGGCCGCCGAAGCCGACGAGCGCGAACCCAACCCCCTCGTCGAAGTGGCCATGGGGGCGGTGGTGCATATGGGCTATTCGCTGCGCACGGCTTTCCGCCGGGCCAAGGCGGAGCACGCTGCCCGCCGCGCGGCCGAACAGGCCCCGGATTTCGAACACGATGCCGAGCCGCCGCTGCAT
It contains:
- a CDS encoding ammonium transporter, which produces MKLSKVLGGAALASLLAALPAFAQDAAAPAAETVTAVVDKGDVAWMLVSTMVVIVMTIPGLALFYGGLVRAKNVLSVLTQVFMGFSMIAILWVAYGYSLAFAGPTEGGLSAFVGDFSKFFLSGVTLESTSATFSAGFELPEMVFVIFQLTFACITSTLIVGGIAERMKFGALMAFLAIWFTFSYIPMAHMVWAAGGFLFEKTAYDFAGGTVVHINSGVAALVAALILGPRVGYMKEPIPPHNLVLTYIGAGLLWFGWFGFNAGSNLEANALTAVALVNTILAPAAGALAWALGEKITRGHASALGAVSGAVAGLVAITPAAGFSGVGGAIILGALAGVICLWAVVNLKPLLKYDDSLDVFGIHGVGGIVGALGTAIVANPSFGGYPLDGYDMGGQFMIQLTSVIVAVVWSGVVALIAMLIVKALFGGAKVSEAAESDGLDLSTHGERAYN